A window of Paenibacillus sp. 19GGS1-52 contains these coding sequences:
- a CDS encoding extracellular solute-binding protein, whose protein sequence is MLKRFTALSASLLLVGGLLAGCGGNNNAANNTAATNGAGAENTAATDSTKPVTINMFTASPEYTDAFNAYIAEYKKVKPNVTINLEIMQADYNTVLKSKIAAGSTPDVFQTTAGGDIDTFAEYSADLTNEPLAAAMTDAVRANMSSKDGKVLGLPVKGNLFVLMYNKKLLADAGITELPKTTAQMDDAITKLEAKGITPFANAYKEWWVWKHIFQHFVDAAATDAGMDAKTLVGDFIAGKTTFADHPVLNDNFFSFIDTTVKHGTDKPLERDSNAEVSDFALGKAAFMTGKGAWDEEAIKKITPDFDLGIMGYPVSDKAEQSQIITGADQALRINKDSAVAPETIEFFNWLYTSEYGKNWFSTVAKVIPPIKDAPMPDLQMPQEMAEILKTEKSGDLSVNYSLDTFHQKFGELMQAYIGGSKTKEQAITEIQKAWIQFGSAAQ, encoded by the coding sequence ATGTTAAAGAGATTTACAGCACTATCTGCAAGTTTGCTGCTCGTTGGCGGTCTGCTGGCCGGCTGCGGAGGAAATAATAACGCTGCTAATAATACGGCCGCAACTAATGGAGCTGGAGCAGAGAACACTGCAGCGACAGATTCTACCAAGCCGGTTACGATCAATATGTTTACCGCTTCTCCTGAATACACGGATGCTTTTAATGCTTACATTGCTGAGTACAAAAAGGTTAAGCCGAATGTAACGATTAATCTAGAAATTATGCAGGCCGACTACAATACAGTACTTAAATCCAAAATTGCTGCCGGAAGTACGCCTGACGTATTCCAAACTACGGCTGGTGGCGATATCGATACTTTTGCTGAATACAGTGCCGATCTTACTAATGAACCACTGGCAGCGGCTATGACCGATGCAGTTCGCGCTAACATGAGTTCAAAAGACGGTAAGGTACTTGGACTTCCTGTTAAAGGAAACTTGTTCGTACTGATGTACAATAAAAAACTTCTGGCCGATGCCGGAATTACTGAGCTTCCAAAAACAACTGCTCAAATGGATGATGCGATTACTAAGCTAGAAGCGAAAGGAATTACACCTTTTGCCAACGCCTATAAAGAGTGGTGGGTATGGAAGCACATCTTCCAACACTTTGTTGATGCAGCAGCCACTGATGCCGGTATGGACGCTAAAACACTGGTAGGCGATTTCATCGCTGGAAAGACTACCTTTGCGGATCACCCTGTGCTGAACGATAACTTCTTCAGTTTCATTGATACTACTGTCAAACACGGAACAGACAAACCACTGGAACGGGACAGTAATGCTGAAGTCAGCGACTTTGCACTTGGCAAAGCAGCATTTATGACAGGTAAAGGCGCATGGGATGAAGAAGCAATCAAGAAGATTACGCCTGACTTTGATCTGGGAATCATGGGTTACCCTGTCAGCGACAAAGCGGAACAGTCCCAAATCATTACTGGTGCCGATCAGGCATTGCGCATTAACAAAGATTCTGCTGTAGCTCCTGAAACGATTGAATTCTTTAACTGGCTGTATACTTCTGAATACGGCAAGAATTGGTTCTCAACTGTAGCAAAGGTTATTCCTCCAATCAAGGATGCTCCGATGCCAGACCTGCAAATGCCACAAGAAATGGCGGAAATTCTGAAAACAGAGAAATCCGGCGACCTGTCGGTTAACTACTCTCTGGATACGTTCCACCAGAAATTCGGTGAATTGATGCAGGCTTATATTGGTGGCAGCAAGACTAAAGAACAAGCTATCACCGAAATTCAAAAAGCTTGGATTCAATTCGGATCAGCTGCACAATAA
- a CDS encoding helix-turn-helix domain-containing protein — MYKILIIDDEEPLREAINILGDWKGLGVDQVLEATDGNVGLSMLRQHKIDIALVDMKMPELNGSELLQIIELEFPNLLTIVVSGYNDFEYTRQAIRSKVVDYLLKPVNRVDLNAALRKGIDMLEAKREKESEFINKNITLNMSIPKLKEKMYLSIIGRSFKNQSNEAFLPLIGADRAGNYFAAGVLRVLNLEQVRKDRFHEDRDLLHFAVTNVINENNDGQFKAFSFASHKGEREFIVIFTMTGGYVKDAAFLSLHHMKKVTSTLKELFGIISVGGIGEPYGDITDIADSYESAKASLDGIDLIKLKGTAVMNSSTDKSLTKDSPSLTGRMPLIRNALENGNISHAKSILFEFTKKWNSSEHFSLGEADKTIQEFFVLLNDIAIDMDAVPEQLQSGKDKGLHGLGITLDFASFGQFEIVLNELLDCYANSFNKSLAGNRSSVLENIKAYIDNHYFENIKISMFTDKYFLSREYLMKLFKGQYGYGIHEYVQKVRMDKAKDMLSDPSLKIQDISEMLGYKDKNYFSKAFRNYYECSPTEYRIQLLGVEK, encoded by the coding sequence ATGTATAAAATACTAATCATAGATGATGAAGAGCCGCTGCGCGAAGCGATAAATATTCTGGGCGACTGGAAGGGTCTTGGCGTCGATCAAGTGCTTGAGGCTACGGACGGCAATGTTGGACTATCTATGCTGCGCCAGCATAAGATTGATATTGCCTTGGTGGATATGAAGATGCCGGAGCTGAATGGGAGTGAACTTCTGCAGATTATAGAACTTGAATTTCCAAATCTGCTGACGATTGTGGTCAGTGGTTATAATGATTTTGAATATACACGCCAAGCTATTCGCTCCAAGGTTGTCGATTATTTACTGAAGCCGGTTAATCGTGTGGATCTCAATGCCGCACTGCGTAAAGGAATTGATATGCTGGAGGCTAAACGCGAGAAAGAGAGCGAGTTCATTAACAAGAACATTACGCTCAATATGTCCATTCCGAAGCTAAAGGAGAAGATGTATCTCTCGATCATTGGCCGCAGTTTCAAGAATCAGTCCAATGAAGCCTTCCTGCCGCTAATTGGCGCAGATAGAGCAGGCAATTATTTCGCAGCAGGTGTGCTGCGTGTGCTTAATTTGGAGCAGGTGCGTAAAGACCGATTTCATGAGGACCGTGATTTGCTGCATTTTGCCGTGACCAATGTGATTAATGAGAATAACGATGGACAATTTAAGGCCTTTAGCTTTGCGAGCCATAAGGGGGAACGGGAATTTATCGTTATCTTCACGATGACAGGCGGCTATGTGAAGGATGCAGCTTTTCTCTCCCTTCATCATATGAAGAAAGTGACCTCCACTCTAAAGGAGCTATTCGGTATTATATCTGTGGGTGGAATTGGCGAGCCATATGGCGATATCACGGATATTGCCGATTCTTATGAAAGTGCCAAAGCTTCCTTAGATGGAATTGATCTGATTAAGCTAAAAGGGACTGCAGTCATGAACAGCAGTACTGATAAATCACTTACTAAAGATAGCCCTTCGCTGACAGGTCGTATGCCGCTAATCCGCAATGCCCTGGAGAACGGGAACATCAGCCATGCTAAAAGTATTTTATTTGAATTTACTAAAAAATGGAATTCCTCGGAGCATTTTAGTCTGGGGGAAGCGGACAAAACTATTCAGGAATTCTTTGTATTGCTAAATGATATCGCTATAGATATGGATGCTGTGCCCGAGCAGCTCCAGAGCGGGAAAGACAAGGGACTGCACGGTCTTGGCATCACGCTCGATTTTGCTTCTTTTGGACAATTTGAGATCGTGTTGAATGAACTTCTGGATTGCTATGCTAACAGCTTTAATAAATCGCTTGCTGGAAACCGTAGCAGTGTGCTGGAAAATATTAAAGCATACATTGATAACCATTATTTTGAGAATATTAAAATATCGATGTTTACGGATAAGTATTTCCTGAGCAGAGAGTACTTGATGAAGCTGTTTAAGGGTCAGTATGGGTACGGCATTCACGAGTATGTACAAAAGGTGAGAATGGACAAGGCGAAGGATATGCTATCTGACCCCAGCCTGAAAATTCAGGACATCTCCGAAATGCTGGGATACAAGGATAAGAACTATTTCAGTAAGGCATTCCGGAATTACTACGAATGTTCGCCTACTGAATATCGAATCCAGCTTTTAGGGGTAGAAAAGTGA
- a CDS encoding histidine kinase, with the protein MVVTSLTFISYGMLQKESVNNSIASTSNNLLLVGRNLESYLDGIEQLSLPQISYDEITYAILHESEDYASKMYVEDYLKKLYFSREDLESIYLYVIKEHKYYYVTKENYNITVRVADHPSIENLPWYKRALESPFNRAYQSFVEQESPQNSVDYHVNTNKSFMGYHRVLRSIVSREPQAVLSLYFNSTVTNEIMKDIPFSKGQHLMYVSPDNQPFFVDDLKFYKQSEAAGLLTHLTAAPGGRFTWSDSEQKYLVIYNNSKKENWKLIKPIPYKEIYEAATTTRKLNYLIGFLFLIVSVVLVSYTSNKITNPLKNLSLQMKRFSTGSFEAEALVEGNDEIAYLSRHFNKMVEKTNELINERYKMKIVEKNAVLKALEAEINPHFLYNALQAISTMALKNNNDDIVDMVDNLALTLRYCVSGKDVVQAKEELKHIERYLALQKARFGNRMQVAYRWDENLMGLEIPKLSIQTLVENCIKHALEKVSSTITITIEARVTANHSIISVLDDGPGFSRERLERVRNSLQRQWEDQEEDSVADNDMQSIGLKNLNARLKLLYGAEAGLFITSNQYGTNMEMRLPRGGLGHV; encoded by the coding sequence ATGGTAGTGACCTCATTGACTTTTATCTCCTACGGAATGCTGCAGAAGGAGTCGGTGAATAACAGTATTGCCAGTACAAGCAACAATCTGCTGCTGGTCGGACGCAATCTGGAAAGCTACCTGGATGGGATCGAGCAATTGTCCCTGCCGCAAATATCATACGATGAGATTACCTACGCGATTCTGCACGAATCGGAGGATTATGCCTCGAAGATGTATGTGGAGGATTATTTGAAGAAGCTGTACTTCTCCCGTGAGGATCTGGAATCCATCTATCTGTATGTGATCAAGGAGCACAAATATTATTATGTCACCAAAGAGAACTACAATATTACAGTGCGTGTGGCAGACCATCCCTCCATCGAGAACCTTCCTTGGTATAAAAGAGCACTGGAAAGCCCGTTTAACCGTGCTTACCAGTCTTTCGTGGAACAAGAGTCTCCGCAGAATAGTGTAGATTATCACGTGAATACAAATAAAAGCTTCATGGGCTACCATCGGGTGCTACGCTCCATCGTTTCCAGAGAGCCGCAGGCGGTTTTATCTCTTTACTTCAATTCTACGGTTACGAATGAGATAATGAAGGATATTCCCTTTAGTAAGGGGCAGCATTTGATGTATGTCAGCCCGGATAATCAGCCTTTTTTTGTAGATGATCTGAAATTCTATAAGCAGAGCGAAGCGGCGGGACTGCTTACTCATCTAACTGCGGCTCCTGGTGGACGTTTTACATGGTCAGATAGCGAACAAAAGTATCTGGTTATTTATAACAATAGTAAAAAAGAGAACTGGAAGCTCATTAAGCCCATTCCCTATAAGGAGATTTATGAAGCTGCGACAACGACTCGTAAATTAAATTACCTAATAGGTTTCCTCTTTCTGATTGTTTCTGTAGTCTTGGTCAGCTACACATCCAACAAAATCACAAATCCATTAAAGAATCTGTCGCTACAGATGAAGCGATTTAGTACAGGCAGTTTCGAGGCTGAGGCGCTGGTGGAGGGAAATGATGAGATTGCTTATCTGTCACGCCACTTCAATAAGATGGTGGAGAAGACGAATGAACTGATCAATGAACGTTACAAGATGAAGATTGTGGAGAAAAACGCTGTATTAAAAGCCTTGGAAGCGGAGATTAATCCCCATTTCTTATATAACGCGCTTCAAGCCATCTCTACGATGGCCCTTAAAAATAACAATGATGATATTGTCGATATGGTTGATAATCTGGCTTTAACCTTAAGATATTGTGTGAGCGGCAAGGATGTTGTTCAAGCCAAAGAAGAATTAAAGCATATTGAACGCTATTTGGCTCTGCAGAAGGCCCGTTTTGGGAATAGAATGCAGGTGGCCTATCGTTGGGATGAGAACCTAATGGGGTTGGAAATCCCGAAGCTGTCTATTCAGACACTGGTGGAGAACTGCATTAAGCATGCGCTTGAGAAAGTCTCGAGTACAATCACTATCACAATTGAGGCACGTGTTACTGCCAACCACTCTATCATATCTGTGTTGGATGATGGGCCAGGCTTCAGCCGGGAACGGCTGGAACGAGTGCGGAATTCATTGCAGCGTCAATGGGAGGATCAGGAAGAAGACAGTGTGGCTGATAATGACATGCAAAGTATTGGACTGAAGAATTTGAATGCTCGGTTGAAGCTTCTATATGGAGCAGAGGCTGGATTGTTCATTACGAGTAATCAGTATGGGACAAATATGGAAATGCGATTACCGCGGGGAGGGCTGGGACATGTATAA
- a CDS encoding sugar ABC transporter permease, producing the protein MLKTLGRKWREKIEFGIFTLPVLICIAVAFYIPFAMTIRYSMTKWNGISKNPVFVGLDNFKQIFTGDTNFADSAWFTVKYAVLYIVLVNVLAILLAVVLDMKLKTTPWLRAAFFIPYILSLVIVGFIWKFIFMQGFNSLGESTGWSVFALSWLGTPGLAFISILLVSIWQSIGFYLVIYIAGLQSVPEDLKEAATVDGAGPIRKFFSITLPLLAPSITISVFMALTNSIKVFDVILSLTGGGPGGTTYSIAYDIYRDTFQNNLYGYGTAKALILFLAVLVVTILQLAFFKRREVEA; encoded by the coding sequence ATGTTAAAAACACTCGGCAGAAAATGGCGCGAGAAAATAGAGTTCGGGATATTCACACTCCCGGTTCTGATCTGTATCGCTGTAGCATTCTACATTCCGTTTGCCATGACCATCCGCTATTCCATGACTAAATGGAACGGAATCTCCAAGAATCCTGTATTCGTTGGACTTGATAATTTCAAACAAATCTTTACGGGAGATACGAATTTCGCCGATTCGGCCTGGTTCACTGTAAAGTATGCGGTACTGTACATTGTTCTCGTTAACGTACTCGCTATTCTGCTTGCAGTCGTCCTGGATATGAAGCTTAAGACTACACCTTGGCTGAGAGCAGCCTTTTTCATTCCTTATATCCTGAGTCTTGTTATTGTCGGCTTCATTTGGAAGTTCATCTTCATGCAGGGCTTCAACTCGCTCGGAGAAAGTACAGGCTGGTCTGTATTCGCCCTAAGTTGGCTGGGGACGCCGGGACTTGCCTTCATCTCCATATTACTTGTTTCTATTTGGCAGTCGATCGGTTTTTATCTGGTCATCTACATTGCCGGCTTACAATCTGTACCTGAGGATCTCAAAGAAGCGGCCACCGTTGACGGTGCGGGTCCGATTAGAAAATTCTTCAGTATCACGCTGCCACTGCTGGCACCATCGATCACCATTTCGGTGTTCATGGCCCTAACCAACTCCATTAAGGTATTCGACGTCATTCTGTCACTGACCGGAGGCGGCCCTGGTGGAACAACTTATAGTATCGCTTACGATATTTACCGGGATACCTTCCAGAATAATCTGTACGGATACGGTACCGCTAAAGCGTTAATCCTATTCTTAGCCGTGCTGGTTGTTACCATCCTGCAGTTGGCATTCTTCAAACGAAGAGAGGTTGAAGCATAA
- a CDS encoding carbohydrate ABC transporter permease: MNKNNNKTGRIVVEVVMVLLSLLFLYPLFLTILNSFKSFSEVMTDVIALPKHLVFSNYSYVWQFINYPKLFMNNMVITVIGLLGIVFVSSISAYKLARTKSRLSGIFYFLCIMPMLIPFQSIMLTVLQIAKKINLSESTWGLGLLYWGFGAPLAVFIYHGFVKGIPLEIDESATIDGASGFRLFFSVIFPLLKSVTTTIVIIDVMWIWNDFLLPLLMVNGSPDTKTLTLAAYTFVGQYTSDWQYAMTAMVMAVLPSIVVFIFLQKYIVKGVVAGAVKG; the protein is encoded by the coding sequence ATGAATAAAAATAACAACAAGACAGGTCGAATCGTTGTAGAGGTTGTTATGGTCCTTCTCTCTCTTCTGTTCTTATATCCACTGTTCCTGACCATTCTCAATTCCTTTAAAAGCTTTAGCGAGGTTATGACCGATGTAATCGCGCTGCCAAAGCATCTGGTGTTCAGTAACTATTCATACGTATGGCAGTTTATCAACTATCCAAAACTGTTCATGAACAATATGGTGATCACCGTTATCGGTCTACTGGGCATCGTGTTCGTCTCTTCCATCTCTGCCTATAAGCTGGCCCGAACGAAATCCAGACTAAGCGGAATCTTCTACTTCCTGTGCATTATGCCGATGCTTATTCCGTTTCAGTCCATCATGTTAACAGTGCTGCAAATCGCCAAAAAAATTAATTTATCAGAAAGCACCTGGGGTCTGGGCTTACTGTATTGGGGCTTTGGCGCTCCACTCGCGGTGTTCATCTACCATGGCTTTGTCAAAGGGATCCCTTTAGAAATTGATGAAAGTGCGACGATTGATGGAGCTTCCGGCTTCCGCCTGTTCTTCAGTGTCATCTTCCCGCTGCTGAAATCCGTTACAACAACTATCGTCATTATCGACGTAATGTGGATCTGGAATGACTTCCTGCTCCCACTGCTTATGGTCAACGGCTCGCCGGATACGAAGACTCTGACGCTGGCCGCCTACACCTTCGTTGGACAATATACCTCGGATTGGCAATATGCGATGACCGCCATGGTAATGGCTGTGCTGCCATCCATCGTAGTGTTTATCTTCCTGCAAAAGTATATTGTTAAGGGTGTTGTGGCTGGGGCTGTTAAGGGTTGA
- a CDS encoding CapA family protein, which produces MRRFTIITVILLLIFPAAMSSSKASAASADRINITFVGDILLDGFVGEQIARYGANFPFVKVAPTLQKADIAFANLETPVSTRGKPAEKTFAFRSKPTALSGLVYAGIDGVSLANNHILDFGKDAMLDTLIHLDKYKIAHTGAGRNIEQAYKPYIKTVKGKKVAILGLSRVLSNASWYAGANNPGAASAYTPEPMLSAIKKSAKDNDYTIVYIHWNEEFKDYPEQYARKLAKQMIDSGADIIVGAHSHCLMGVEFYKHKPIYYSLGNFVFNRSTRGGEKTLHSMLVNIAIDGSKLNGKITPVKIIGGQPNFMGAAYNKETIKLMNKLSFNAIIDGNGNVTEKKL; this is translated from the coding sequence TTGCGGAGATTTACAATCATTACAGTTATCTTGTTACTGATTTTTCCTGCAGCTATGTCATCAAGCAAGGCATCGGCAGCATCGGCAGACCGTATTAATATTACTTTTGTAGGCGATATTCTGTTGGACGGTTTTGTCGGTGAACAAATTGCCAGATACGGAGCGAACTTTCCATTCGTCAAAGTTGCACCAACTTTACAAAAGGCTGATATCGCCTTTGCCAATCTGGAGACACCTGTATCGACAAGAGGCAAACCGGCCGAGAAAACATTTGCCTTTCGCTCTAAACCAACAGCACTAAGCGGACTGGTTTATGCAGGAATTGACGGAGTGTCTCTTGCCAATAATCATATTCTGGATTTTGGTAAAGACGCCATGCTGGATACTCTGATACATTTGGATAAATACAAGATTGCTCATACAGGCGCTGGCCGAAATATAGAACAGGCATATAAACCCTACATCAAGACGGTAAAAGGAAAAAAGGTTGCTATTCTGGGTTTAAGTCGTGTATTGTCGAATGCTTCATGGTACGCTGGTGCCAACAATCCCGGTGCGGCTTCGGCCTATACACCTGAACCTATGCTCAGTGCAATTAAGAAGTCGGCTAAAGACAATGATTATACAATCGTGTACATCCATTGGAATGAAGAATTTAAGGATTATCCCGAGCAATACGCTCGAAAGTTGGCTAAACAGATGATTGACAGCGGAGCGGATATTATCGTTGGTGCACATAGCCACTGCCTGATGGGTGTTGAATTCTATAAGCATAAGCCGATCTATTATTCATTAGGCAACTTTGTATTTAACCGTTCTACGCGTGGTGGAGAGAAGACGCTGCATTCCATGCTGGTAAATATCGCCATCGACGGTTCCAAGCTGAACGGCAAGATTACACCCGTCAAAATCATAGGCGGCCAGCCCAATTTCATGGGCGCTGCTTACAATAAAGAGACCATTAAGCTGATGAACAAACTCTCTTTCAACGCAATTATTGATGGTAACGGTAACGTGACTGAAAAGAAGCTTTAA
- a CDS encoding YfbM family protein: MGMTGQFIAVSSEVLQAIKSQELSIHSLEVGLDIDKSWQALHYVLCGSIAEGEPPLGYIIPISSNYIGHLSDVEAFALNPGQIREALAAVEQITAAELREQYNFAEMVEQGVYPLTEDDDSEEFFDYIYENFVAIRDFYTLTAAEEQNIIFYIL; encoded by the coding sequence ATGGGGATGACAGGTCAATTTATAGCTGTAAGCTCGGAAGTGCTTCAGGCAATCAAGAGTCAGGAGTTAAGCATTCATAGCCTTGAAGTAGGTTTAGATATCGATAAATCTTGGCAGGCACTACATTATGTATTGTGTGGCAGTATTGCTGAAGGTGAGCCGCCACTTGGGTATATCATCCCGATATCCAGTAATTATATCGGACATTTATCGGATGTTGAGGCGTTTGCTCTGAATCCGGGACAGATCAGGGAAGCTCTGGCTGCGGTAGAGCAGATTACGGCAGCCGAGCTGCGGGAACAATACAATTTCGCTGAAATGGTAGAGCAAGGGGTCTATCCACTAACGGAGGATGACGACTCTGAGGAGTTTTTTGATTATATTTATGAGAATTTTGTGGCTATCCGGGATTTTTATACTCTAACAGCTGCCGAAGAACAGAATATTATATTTTATATTTTATAA
- a CDS encoding class I SAM-dependent methyltransferase: MPTHPYVSRFFVNSDARRDHLIFDLPESWWSRPFEYEWCINFISPHGVVLDAACGISHPLKFYLAGVCAEVHACDIDSRIVSREAILEEITYDIGLEAARLVQAEHIPNLDLIQANLTALPYDDESFDTIFCISVLEHLTLEDTIRTLQEFHRTLNGEGLLVLTFDYPTINLPLMNDLLMKAGFQYWGETDFELPDDAVHTNSWGGLNCFRAVLKKSGV; this comes from the coding sequence ATGCCAACACACCCATACGTCTCCCGTTTTTTTGTGAACTCCGATGCACGTCGTGATCATTTGATTTTTGATTTGCCGGAATCATGGTGGAGCCGCCCTTTTGAATACGAGTGGTGCATTAATTTCATCTCACCTCATGGAGTAGTACTGGATGCCGCTTGCGGCATTTCTCACCCCCTGAAGTTCTATCTTGCCGGAGTTTGCGCCGAAGTTCATGCTTGTGATATCGACAGCAGGATTGTCTCAAGAGAGGCTATCTTGGAGGAAATCACCTATGATATTGGACTTGAAGCAGCGAGGCTTGTTCAAGCAGAACACATTCCTAATCTGGACTTGATACAAGCCAATCTGACCGCACTTCCTTACGATGATGAGAGCTTTGACACTATTTTTTGCATCTCCGTGCTGGAACACCTGACGCTTGAGGATACAATTCGAACGTTGCAGGAATTCCATAGAACATTAAATGGAGAGGGCTTGCTGGTGCTGACCTTTGATTATCCAACGATCAACCTTCCGCTTATGAATGATCTTCTAATGAAGGCCGGCTTTCAGTACTGGGGCGAGACCGATTTTGAGTTGCCTGACGATGCAGTGCATACGAACTCCTGGGGTGGACTGAATTGCTTCCGGGCTGTGCTGAAAAAATCAGGAGTTTAA
- a CDS encoding SDR family oxidoreductase: MKVLFIGGTGLISQAVSRLAVERGVELYLFNRGQRDEFVPEGTKVIRGDIRNQAESAEALKDYEFDVVVDWIAFTPDHVQTDIELFTGKTKQYIYISSASAYQKPQRNYLITEETPLENPYWQYSRDKIACEELLLEAYHSSNFPVTIVRPSHTYGDTAIPASLTSWEHPWALVDRIRKGLPLVIHGDGTSLWTLTHNSDFAKGFVGLLGHADAIGEAIHITSDEVLNWNQIYAAIGEAAGAEPKVVHMSTDFIAAFTSDDTIDGLIGDKSVSSVFDNSKIKRLVPDFQATVPFAEGVKQTIAWFDDHPELCTVDPEWATQLDDLIQKHGVEAKPLSYYN; the protein is encoded by the coding sequence ATGAAGGTATTATTTATCGGCGGCACGGGATTGATCAGCCAAGCAGTATCACGGCTAGCCGTGGAGCGCGGGGTGGAGCTGTATTTATTTAATAGAGGCCAACGTGACGAGTTCGTACCGGAAGGTACGAAGGTAATCAGAGGCGATATCCGCAATCAGGCAGAGTCTGCAGAAGCGCTCAAGGATTATGAGTTCGATGTTGTCGTTGACTGGATCGCTTTTACACCGGATCATGTGCAGACAGATATTGAACTGTTTACTGGCAAAACAAAACAGTATATTTATATCAGCTCCGCTTCTGCCTACCAGAAGCCACAACGGAACTATCTCATTACGGAAGAGACCCCGCTTGAGAATCCTTACTGGCAGTATTCGCGTGATAAAATTGCCTGTGAAGAATTATTGCTGGAAGCATACCACAGCAGCAATTTTCCGGTTACCATTGTTCGTCCCTCTCATACTTATGGAGATACAGCGATACCGGCGTCACTCACCAGTTGGGAGCATCCATGGGCACTTGTGGACCGCATTCGCAAGGGCTTGCCCCTCGTCATTCATGGTGACGGCACTTCGTTGTGGACTCTGACCCATAACTCGGATTTTGCCAAAGGGTTTGTCGGATTGTTGGGACATGCGGACGCTATCGGAGAGGCCATTCATATCACCTCAGACGAAGTTCTGAATTGGAATCAGATTTATGCAGCTATCGGAGAAGCAGCCGGAGCAGAACCTAAGGTTGTGCATATGTCCACAGATTTCATCGCTGCTTTCACCTCTGATGACACAATAGACGGGCTGATTGGTGACAAATCAGTAAGCAGTGTATTTGATAATAGCAAGATTAAACGGTTGGTGCCGGACTTTCAGGCTACAGTCCCATTTGCTGAAGGAGTCAAGCAGACCATTGCCTGGTTTGATGATCATCCGGAGCTGTGTACCGTAGATCCGGAATGGGCCACACAGCTAGATGACCTGATTCAGAAACATGGTGTCGAAGCAAAGCCGCTTTCTTACTACAATTAG
- a CDS encoding NAD(P)-dependent oxidoreductase, with protein sequence MTKVVITGGSGMLGKWVVRHFVEQGYEVVNVDTQKPADPLCHTLVADLNNLGEVYGVLAGADAVVHLAAIPAAHIKTNEVTFQNNVMSTYNILEAAAGLGIRKAVIASSESSYGIVFAVNRFGPQYVPVDEDHPQLPQDSYGLSKIVNEQTADMFHHRTGMQVVSLRIGNVIDPSAYERFPSFIHDPEQRDRILWSYIDTRDVAEACQLAIEAEGLGSVALNIAADDTSMAVSSRDLMAARFPEVTDFRQPFEGYETLLSNAKAKKLLNWQPKHAWRDYVKESEA encoded by the coding sequence ATGACTAAGGTTGTTATTACTGGTGGAAGCGGAATGTTGGGGAAATGGGTAGTGCGGCATTTTGTAGAGCAGGGCTATGAGGTTGTAAACGTAGATACGCAAAAACCTGCTGACCCACTTTGCCATACCCTCGTTGCTGATTTAAATAATCTGGGTGAAGTGTATGGTGTACTGGCAGGTGCTGATGCAGTGGTGCATTTGGCTGCCATACCGGCCGCACATATTAAGACGAACGAGGTCACATTCCAGAATAATGTCATGTCTACTTACAATATTTTGGAGGCTGCTGCAGGGCTCGGTATTCGAAAAGCGGTTATCGCTTCTAGTGAATCCTCCTACGGGATTGTTTTTGCAGTCAATCGCTTTGGTCCACAATATGTGCCGGTTGACGAGGATCATCCTCAGTTGCCCCAAGATAGCTACGGTCTGTCCAAAATTGTGAACGAGCAGACGGCAGATATGTTCCACCACAGAACGGGTATGCAGGTCGTTTCGCTTAGAATCGGAAATGTTATTGATCCTTCGGCTTACGAACGTTTCCCGTCCTTTATTCATGATCCTGAGCAGCGTGACCGGATTCTGTGGAGCTATATTGACACAAGGGATGTTGCAGAGGCCTGCCAGTTGGCGATCGAAGCCGAAGGACTGGGGTCTGTGGCACTTAATATAGCGGCGGATGATACGAGCATGGCAGTTTCAAGCCGAGATTTAATGGCCGCACGTTTTCCAGAGGTGACAGATTTCCGTCAGCCATTTGAGGGTTATGAGACGCTACTCAGCAATGCGAAAGCCAAGAAGCTGCTGAACTGGCAGCCTAAGCATGCTTGGCGGGATTATGTTAAGGAGAGTGAAGCATGA